One region of Channa argus isolate prfri chromosome 20, Channa argus male v1.0, whole genome shotgun sequence genomic DNA includes:
- the LOC137105393 gene encoding WAP, Kazal, immunoglobulin, Kunitz and NTR domain-containing protein 2-like, protein MFCFFSPPLVELCSALEMWWMLFPKWIWFLAGTSVWMELQVGGLPHITYSHAGICPNDMNPNLWVDAMSTCTRECESDQECESFEKCCQNVCGNRSCVAARYMDGKKGPVGMPKEATCASFMCTQQGSECDIWDGQPVCKCRDRCEREPHFTCASDGMTYYNKCYMDAEACSKGIILSVVTCRFHLPWPNTSPSLPQATTFHPTTAPFLLTIPPPTEPQPPTAVSSPTHQIVSVGDTASFLCDVTGRPRPEITWEKELPDGAERVIMSPNHMRGNMVVTNIGQLVIYNAQPRDSGIYTCMAQNPSGSLRANHPLTVLPSAPPKAARSKNATRCLPEECAKPPDNPEDCGSELEKVSWYYEPKTNNCFSFTHCHSSSQQLRKVFENYEQCMQCCGPELSGPCGLPSLQGPCKAYEPRWAYSSTLRQCQSFIYGGCEGNENNFESKEACEQMCPFPKNHHCKACKPRGKIVTSFCRSDFVVLGRMTEITEEKDSGHALVTVEEILKDEKMGLRFFGKEPLEVTFLNMDWNCPCPNITGVAAEGQVIVMGDVEDGMAVLQPESYVGVSSTRRVRKLKELLSKNTCDLLKMITNNPE, encoded by the exons atgttttgctttttctctcctccacttGTTGAGTTGTGTTCAGCACTGGAGATGTGGTGGATGCTATTTCCAAAGTGGATCTGGTTCCTGGCGGGTACATCAGTGTGGATGGAACTCCAGGTCGGAGGTCTGCCCCACATCACCTACTCGCACGCGGGCATCTGCCCAAATGACATGAACCCCAACCTATGGGTGGATGCTATGAGCACTTGCACACGGGAGTGTGAATCAGATCAG GAGTGTGAGTCCTTTGAGAAGTGTTGCCAAAATGTGTGTGGGAATCGGAGTTGTGTGGCAGCCCGGTACATGGATGGGAAGAAAGGCCCAGTGGGAATGCCCAAAGAAGCCACGTGTGCCAGCTTTATGTGCACCCAGCAGGGGTCTGAGTGTGACATCTGGGATGGCCAGCCAGTGTGTAAATGCCGGGACCGATGTGAAAGGGAGCCTCACTTCACCTGTGCCTCCGACGGTATGACCTATTATAACAAGTGTTACATGGATGCGGAGGCATGCTCCAAGGGCATCATTCTCTCTGTTGTCACCTGCCGCTTCCACCTCCCCTGGCCCAACACCAGTCCCTCGTTGCCTCAAGCAACCACTTTTCACCCTACTACTGCTCCCTTCCTTTTGACTATTCCACCCCCCACCGAGCCTCAGCCACCTACCGCCGTAAGCAGCCCCACTCACCAGATTGTAAGTGTGGGTGACACAGCCAGCTTCCTGTGCGATGTGACAGGTCGTCCTCGGCCTGAGATCACATGGGAGAAGGAGCTGCCTGATGGGGCAGAAAGGGTGATTATGAGCCCCAATCATATGCGAGGGAATATGGTGGTCACTAACATTGGTCAGCTGGTCATCTACAATGCCCAGCCACGTGACTCAGGCATCTACACCTGCATGGCCCAGAATCCCTCTGGATCACTACGGGCCAACCATCCACTCACCGTGCTGCCCTCCGCGCCTCCAAAAGCAGCCCGATCTAAGAACGCGACTCGCTGCCTGCCCGAGGAGTGCGCGAAACCACCTGATAACCCGGAGGATTGTGGGAGTGAGCTGGAGAAAGTCAGCTGGTACTACGAGCCAAAGACCAACAactgcttctccttcacccactgccacagcagcagtcagcaGCTCAGGAAAGTCTTTGAGAACTATGAGCAGTGCATGCAGTGCTGCGGCCCAGAATTGTCGGGCCCTTGCGGTCTCCCCAGCCTGCAGGGCCCCTGTAAGGCCTATGAACCACGCTGGGCATACAGTAGTACCCTGCGGCAGTGTCAGTCCTTCATCTACGGAGGCTGTGAGGGAAATGAGAACAATTTTGAATCTAAAGAAGCCTGTGAACAGATGTGCCCCTTCCCCAAAAACCACCACTGCAAGGCCTGCAAGCCAAGGGGCAAGATAGTGACGAGCTTCTGTCGGAGTGACTTCGTTGTCCTGGGTCGTATGACGGAAATCACCGAGGAGAAAGACTCTGGCCACGCCCTTGTGACTGTGGAAGAGATCCTGAAGGATGAGAAGATGGGTCTGCGCTTCTTTGGCAAGGAGCCTCTGGAAGTCACCTTCCTCAACATGGACTGGAACTGTCCTTGCCCGAACATCACAGGTGTTGCCGCCGAAGGACAGGTGATCGTAATGGGTGACGTTGAGGACGGCATGGCAGTCCTTCAGCCAGAGAGCTACGTGGGTGTTTCCAGCACTCGGCGTGTACGGAAATTAAAAGAGCTCCTCTCCAAAAACACTTGTGACCTTCTCAAAATGATCACCAACAACCCTGAGTAG